The following coding sequences lie in one Apium graveolens cultivar Ventura chromosome 1, ASM990537v1, whole genome shotgun sequence genomic window:
- the LOC141721294 gene encoding uncharacterized protein LOC141721294 isoform X3, whose amino-acid sequence MSSIPFRTNDKALHYSPISNVTTSLDGNNKPKRRGRGPSINTIQENNKENVTPTQSSIICSNYSIDQNIHTPFISMSCTTLDHEKTSNRDVVPPSENYQYITLVTLNKDNSRSRTQTQRRYHRYFHGQIFKYQYGKRLLLDDTSTISKNTVRADAPVGSATHNKRLNTSAVCKNS is encoded by the exons ATGTCTTCGATTCCGTTCCGTACAAATGATAAGGCCTTACATTATTCACCTATTAGTAATGTTACTACATCTTTAGACGGGAACAACAAGCCTAAGCGTCGAGGTCGTGGGCCAAGCATTAACACTATTCAGGAGAATAATAAGGAAAATGTTACTCCTACACAATCTTCTATAATATGCTCAAATTACAGTATTGATCAAAACATTCATACACCTTTTATTTCAATGTCGT GTACTACCTTAGACCATGAAAAGACTTCTAATCGCGATGTTGTTCCTCCATCTGAGAACTATCAGTACATAACTCTAGTAACCTTGAATAAAG ACAACTCTAGAAGTCGAACACAAACACAGAGACGGTACCACAGATATTTTCATGGTCAGATATTTAAATATCAATATG GAAAACGACTATTATTAGATGATACTTCCACAATCTCGAAGAACACTGTCAGAGCTGATGCTCCAGTTGGTTCTGCGACACATA ACAAAAGACTGAATACATCTGCAGTGTGTAAAAACAGTTAG
- the LOC141721294 gene encoding uncharacterized protein LOC141721294 isoform X2, with the protein MSSIPFRTNDKALHYSPISNVTTSLDGNNKPKRRGRGPSINTIQENNKENVTPTQSSIICSNYSIDQNIHTPFISMSCTTLDHEKTSNRDVVPPSENYQYITLVTLNKDNSRSRTQTQRRYHRYFHGQIFKYQYGKRLLLDDTSTISKNTVRADAPVGSATHSIFSNFKIVCDSILVLIVQF; encoded by the exons ATGTCTTCGATTCCGTTCCGTACAAATGATAAGGCCTTACATTATTCACCTATTAGTAATGTTACTACATCTTTAGACGGGAACAACAAGCCTAAGCGTCGAGGTCGTGGGCCAAGCATTAACACTATTCAGGAGAATAATAAGGAAAATGTTACTCCTACACAATCTTCTATAATATGCTCAAATTACAGTATTGATCAAAACATTCATACACCTTTTATTTCAATGTCGT GTACTACCTTAGACCATGAAAAGACTTCTAATCGCGATGTTGTTCCTCCATCTGAGAACTATCAGTACATAACTCTAGTAACCTTGAATAAAG ACAACTCTAGAAGTCGAACACAAACACAGAGACGGTACCACAGATATTTTCATGGTCAGATATTTAAATATCAATATG GAAAACGACTATTATTAGATGATACTTCCACAATCTCGAAGAACACTGTCAGAGCTGATGCTCCAGTTGGTTCTGCGACACATAGtatattttctaattttaaaatagtCTGTGATTCCATTTTGGTATTAATTGTTCAATTCTGA
- the LOC141708569 gene encoding uncharacterized protein LOC141708569 — protein sequence MMKHLPGSDVCNAPDVVSRVFKLKLEQLMDLIKKKNYFGKCIGIMHVKEFQKRGLPHCHMLIWLHPYDKPKNTDQIDSLVSAEIPDKDRDPVGYAAVKNYMIHGPCGKILHILRVCKKGSVCVIFLREKKGTTSKSVNGTAGKSLDEVQHYLDGRYVCASEAAWRIFGFDIHSRWPSVDRLPVHLPGQKYVNFKMGECLQKVWDHASMKRTKLEAWFIANRDLPRARYFTYAEFPAHFTWLPIQLLSHRQDLPCLRDIMSALDPARSTKPFGGITVVFGGDFRQILLIIPKESRAEVVGAALNATKLWNDCQVGDGKLDNSIRGDNRSSVLFPVPEEYVVRCQDKPIENLYDIAYLDFIQNMSSHSYLRSRAILTPINAVVDDVNKVILDKIPGMTHTYLSQDSLEDANVEENEFDESFPVEYLNSLNMPCLPKHELKIKVGSIVMLMRNLNQILGLCNGTRMVVTGCKKNNIECQILTGAHVGRKHLISRIDMVPTDTKWPFEFKRTQFPLQLCFAMTVNKSQCQSLDTVGLYLPKSIFCHGQMYVVISQVTSPRGLYILIDSDTGESTNITENVVYEEILYNLPTLGD from the exons ATGATGAAGCACTTGCCTGGAAGCGATGTCTGTAATGCCCCAGATGTTGTGTCAAGGGTTTTTAAACTAAAGCTGGAACAACTAATGGACCTGATTAAAAAGAAAAACTACTTTGGCAAGTGTATAGGAA TAATGCACGTCAAAGAGTTTCAAAAAAGGGGTTTACCACATTGCCACATGCTCATTTGGTTGCATCCATATGATAAACCAAAGAATACAGATCAGATTGATTCATTAGTTTCTGCCGAAATTCCTGACAAGGATAGAGATCCTGTAGGATATGCAGCTGTTAAGAACTATATGATTCATGGACCTTGTGGCAAGATTTTACATATTCTCCGTGTATGCAAAAAGGGAAGTGTATGCGTTATTTTCCTAAGAG AAAAAAAGGGTACGACTTCCAAGTCTGTAAATGGTACTGCAGGAAAATCTCTTGACGAGGTGCAACACTATCTTGACGGAAGGTATGTATGTGCTTCGGAAGCAGCTTGGAGAATTTTTGGCTTTGACATTCACTCACGCTGGCCATCTGTTGACCGTTTGCCAGTCCACTTGCCAGGTCAGAAATATGTTAATTTTAAAATGGGAGAATGTTTGCAGAAAGTTTGGGACCATGCAAGTATGAAGCGTACTAAGCTGGAGGCTTGGTTTATAGCAAACAGGGACTTGCCCCGTGCACGATATTTTACTTATGCAGAGTTTCCTGCACATTTCACTTGGCttcccatccaactcctatcacacagacag GATTTACCGTG TTTGCGTGATATTATGTCTGCGCTTGACCCAGCTAGATCTACAAAACCTTTCGGTGGGATTACTGTGGTATTTGGTGGGGATTTTCGGCAAATTCTTCTTATCATACCCAAGGAAAGTAGAGCAGAAGTTGTTGGTGCTGCACTTAATGCAACCAAATTATGGAATGATTGCCAG GTTGGTGATGGAAAGTTGGATAATTCTATTCGGGGAGATAACCGTTCTTCAGTATTATTTCCGGTTCCCGAAGAGTACGTTGTACGTTGTCAAGATAAACCAATTGAAAATCTTTATGATATTGCTTATCTTGATTTTATTCAGAACATGTCCTCGCATTCATACTTAAGGTCCAGAGCGATACTTACTCCAATAAATGCAGTGGTTGATGATGTTAATAAGGTAATCCTTGATAAAATTCCAGGTATGACTCACACTTACCTTAGTCAGGATTCGTTAGAAGATGCAAATGTGGAGGAAAATGAGTTTGACGAATCATTTCCTGTTGAATATCTCAACTCGCTTAATATGCCATGTTTGCCAAAGCATGAGTTAAAAATTAAAGTTGGATCTATTGTTATGCTCATGAGAAACTTGAACCAAATTCTTGGACTATGCAATGGAACTCGCATGGTGGTTACAGGATGTAAGAAGAATAACATAGAGTGCCAGATCTTGACTGGAGCGCATGTTGGTAGGAAACATCTTATTTCGCGTATTGATATGGTCCCAACTGATACGAAATGGCCGTTTGAGTTTAAGAGAACTCAGTTTCCATTACAGCTGTGCTTTGCAATGACGGTGAACAAAAGTCAGTGTCAATCGCTAGATACAGTGGGTTTGTACTTACCTAAATCCATTTTCTGCCATGGTCAGATGTATGTTGTAATATCACAAGTTACTTCTCCCAGAGGCCTTTACATCCTTATTGACAGTGACACAGGAGAATCGACAAACATTACAGAGAATGTTGTTTATGAGGAAATTCTTTATAATCTTCCTACATTAGGTGATTAA
- the LOC141721294 gene encoding uncharacterized protein LOC141721294 isoform X1: MDIAEETPVDTWEGYLTLGAPDFICKQCGAIMWNMERNNKSNKNAAPTFSLCCKKGQVSLPPERQPPEPLASLLYFSKHFLLYIIVYNALFAMCSSGGKVDRAINKDGAPYCFKVRGQNLHFIGSLLPEEGENPKYCQLYIYDTENELSNIMNVIGQAGDHLDENIVESLMRMFHEHNKVVHQFFTARERFKNDAIDEYNLVFISSEAVNGRPNIIGPSDEVASLIVNSTLDTPGFRDTIVHTGNNNLKQVWETKFFYAVTISGTFST; the protein is encoded by the coding sequence ATGGATATTGCGGAAGAAACTCCTGTTGATACATGGGAAGGGTATCTTACTCTTGGCGCTCCTGATTTCATATGTAAACAGTGCGGTGCCATAATGTGGAATATGGAGCGTAATAACAAGTCGAACAAAAATGCTGCTCCAACATTTTCTCTGTGCTGCAAGAAAGGTCAAGTGTCACTTCCTCCTGAAAGACAGCCCCCGGAACCACTCGCCAGCCTTTTGTATTTCTCTAAGCATTTTCTTCTCTATATTATAGTATATAATGCTTTATTTGCTATGTGTTCAAGTGGAGGGAAAGTTGATCGTGCTATAAACAAAGACGGAGCACCATATTGCTTTAAAGTACGGGGACAAAATTTGCATTTTATCGGCAGTTTGCTTCCAGAGGAGGGCGAGAATCCAAAATATTGTCAACTCTACATCTATGACACAGAGAACGAGTTATCTAACATAATGAATGTAATTGGTCAAGCTGGGGATCATCTAGATGAGAATATCGTGGAATCTTTAATGCGTATGTTTCACGAACATAACAAAGTTGTCCATCAGTTTTTCACAGCGCGTGAACGTTTCAAAAATGATGCAATTGATGAATATAATTTGGTTTTTATTTCTTCCGAGGCTGTTAATGGCAGGCCAAATATTATCGGACCGTCAGATGAGGTTGCTAGTCTGATAGTAAACTCAACCTTGGACACACCAGGTTTCAGAGATACAATCGTCCATACAGGAAACAATAATTTAAAGCAAGTATGGGAGACTAAATTTTTTTATGCAGTTACAATATCCGGTACTTTTTCCACATAG